One window from the genome of Sandaracinaceae bacterium encodes:
- a CDS encoding TetR/AcrR family transcriptional regulator: protein MSSPHKIPKERPGPVGGKRDQNRRERTAGLVSAGLRQFLERGIETVTIDEITREAGVAKGSFYRYFDDKEDLVAAIMSPLADQIRQGMSACRGALEVAKTDADVTAAYVALGAHIAIAASTMQDVVRLYLQEHRAPSVGARACIGQLSRDLSDAAIALSVVAVEHGLLDVPDPRVSATAVVGAVEALGLLYLDGRIDLSPAELGTMLVRIVLDGIRKRPA, encoded by the coding sequence ATGTCATCCCCCCACAAGATCCCCAAGGAGCGTCCAGGCCCCGTGGGTGGCAAGCGCGACCAAAATCGGCGCGAGCGCACCGCCGGCCTGGTGAGCGCTGGTCTCCGACAGTTCCTCGAGCGCGGCATCGAGACGGTCACCATCGACGAGATCACTCGTGAGGCGGGTGTCGCGAAGGGCAGCTTCTACCGCTACTTCGATGACAAGGAGGACCTGGTCGCGGCCATCATGAGCCCGCTGGCCGATCAGATCCGCCAAGGTATGAGCGCCTGCCGCGGCGCGCTCGAGGTGGCCAAGACCGACGCGGACGTGACGGCTGCGTACGTGGCGCTGGGCGCGCACATCGCCATCGCCGCCAGCACCATGCAAGACGTGGTGCGCCTCTACCTGCAGGAACATCGAGCGCCGTCCGTGGGCGCGCGCGCGTGCATCGGGCAGCTCTCGCGCGACCTGTCGGACGCCGCCATCGCGCTCTCGGTGGTGGCCGTGGAGCACGGCCTGCTCGATGTGCCGGATCCGCGCGTGTCCGCCACCGCCGTGGTCGGTGCCGTGGAGGCGCTGGGGCTGCTCTACCTCGACGGACGCATCGACCTGTCGCCTGCCGAGTTGGGCACCATGCTGGTCCGCATCGTGCTGGACGGCATCCGCAAGCGCCCCGCGTGA
- a CDS encoding aminoacyl-tRNA deacylase, whose protein sequence is MAVDKHPVTQAVRALRAAKVAYEGHLYEYVERGGTESSAAALGVDEHIVIKTIVLEDERAKPLVALMHGDASVSTKALARHLNVKLVRPCDPAVAERHTGYKVGGTSPFGLKRPLAIFAPESVLALPQLFINGGARGFLVAITGADIVRVLQPTVVDCVAA, encoded by the coding sequence GTGGCGGTCGACAAGCACCCCGTGACCCAAGCGGTGCGCGCTCTGCGTGCCGCCAAGGTCGCCTATGAGGGCCACCTCTACGAGTACGTGGAGCGCGGTGGCACGGAGTCGAGCGCGGCCGCATTGGGCGTGGACGAGCACATCGTCATCAAGACCATCGTGCTCGAGGACGAGCGGGCCAAGCCGCTGGTGGCGCTCATGCACGGCGACGCCAGCGTGTCCACCAAGGCGCTGGCGCGACACCTGAACGTGAAGCTGGTGCGGCCCTGCGACCCCGCGGTGGCCGAGCGCCACACGGGCTACAAGGTGGGCGGGACTTCACCTTTCGGGCTCAAGCGGCCGCTGGCCATCTTTGCGCCCGAGAGCGTGCTGGCGCTGCCGCAGCTGTTCATCAACGGCGGGGCGCGTGGCTTCCTGGTGGCCATCACGGGCGCGGACATCGTGCGGGTGCTGCAGCCCACCGTGGTGGACTGCGTGGCGGCATGA
- a CDS encoding insulinase family protein — translation MSSTAFACERTSVRGMPIFLESSHALPVVDISLRIATGAEFDPEGLEGLARLTLKTLRMGPMGMSEQRTEDLLAGLGARLHVSTARRALRVTGSVLTRHVEPFFDLLTRLVRTPALRPADLARQRRETHAMLMAQLDDDDSLAARHVRKLALDGHPFARSLVGNPASLARVDVTQGRAFLAQHLRRGNLVFGFAGDITAAQAESLVERHFGDLPAGRSARPKSPTPKLARGRRVRIVDKPERTQTPMVFSTLGTHLTDPHLDGLIVANTVFGGTFASRLNGELRLRRGFTYGASSSLGRAEKRELWSMQSAPEAEHTLACARLHISLMERWVERGVSQRELRAAKQFLAGSYAFDVETPSKRLEIRLDRHGAGLDPDAFVKYPARMRAVTLQQANEALRARLSPDDMALVVVAEAEQVRDGLATLPGVRGRGAAVHAAARLNVMPPRSPPRWAAAPARCPRP, via the coding sequence GTGAGCAGCACGGCCTTCGCCTGTGAGCGCACGAGCGTGCGCGGAATGCCCATCTTCCTCGAGTCGAGCCACGCGCTGCCGGTGGTGGACATCTCGCTGCGCATCGCGACGGGCGCCGAGTTCGACCCGGAGGGGCTCGAGGGCCTGGCGCGGCTCACGCTGAAGACGCTACGCATGGGCCCCATGGGCATGTCCGAGCAGCGCACCGAGGACCTCTTGGCGGGGCTCGGCGCGCGCTTGCACGTGTCCACCGCTCGGCGCGCGCTGCGCGTGACGGGCTCGGTGCTGACGCGGCACGTGGAGCCGTTCTTCGACCTGCTCACCCGGCTGGTGCGAACGCCTGCGCTGCGTCCGGCAGACCTCGCGCGCCAGCGCCGCGAGACGCACGCCATGCTGATGGCGCAGCTGGACGACGACGACTCGCTCGCCGCACGGCACGTCCGCAAGCTGGCGCTCGACGGCCACCCCTTCGCGCGCTCGCTGGTGGGCAACCCCGCATCGCTCGCGCGCGTGGACGTCACCCAGGGCCGGGCCTTCCTCGCGCAGCACCTGCGGCGCGGCAACCTGGTCTTCGGGTTCGCGGGCGACATCACCGCCGCGCAGGCCGAGTCGCTGGTGGAGCGCCACTTCGGTGACCTGCCCGCGGGCCGCAGCGCGCGCCCCAAGTCGCCCACGCCCAAGCTGGCGCGGGGGCGTCGCGTGCGCATCGTGGACAAGCCCGAGCGCACGCAGACACCCATGGTGTTCAGCACGCTGGGGACGCACCTCACGGACCCGCACCTGGATGGGCTGATCGTGGCGAACACCGTCTTCGGTGGCACGTTTGCCAGCCGCCTGAACGGCGAGCTGCGCCTGCGCCGTGGCTTCACCTACGGCGCCAGCAGCTCGCTGGGGCGCGCCGAGAAGCGCGAGCTGTGGTCCATGCAGAGCGCCCCCGAGGCCGAGCACACGCTGGCCTGCGCGCGCCTGCACATCAGCCTCATGGAGCGCTGGGTGGAGCGCGGGGTCTCGCAGCGCGAGCTGAGGGCCGCCAAGCAGTTTCTCGCGGGCAGCTACGCGTTCGACGTGGAGACGCCCAGCAAGCGCCTCGAGATCCGGCTCGACCGCCACGGCGCTGGGCTCGATCCCGATGCCTTCGTGAAGTACCCCGCGCGCATGCGCGCCGTGACGCTGCAGCAGGCCAACGAGGCGCTGCGCGCGCGGCTCTCACCCGACGACATGGCGCTGGTGGTGGTGGCGGAAGCCGAGCAAGTGCGCGACGGCCTCGCCACGCTGCCGGGCGTGCGCGGTCGAGGTGCGGCCGTTCACGCAGCCGCTCGACTGAACGTCATGCCGCCACGCAGTCCACCACGGTGGGCTGCAGCACCCGCACGATGTCCGCGCCCGTGA
- a CDS encoding insulinase family protein, translating into MTDALAQKLNHGVRGHRRIHFESRVPFGPGLELSRYRLGNGLRVYVLPDASAPVISYQTWFRVGSRDEEPGKTGLAHMFEHLMFFGTRAHPTGDFDKLLEAQGAENNASTWTDWTQYHENLPKSALPLAIALESDRMSNLQLEPAEWAREREVVRNERSQSVDDDPYGAASEQFWALAFAKHPYGWPTIGWARDIAEYTREDCLRFYRRWYAPNNATLVVVGDVSEADVLERVRDAYGGLRPATIERRETPAAQRLLKTRRKALTKPTPTAKLLMGYRAPGMLDPDNTILGVLRELLTGGLSGRLTRAMTRESELASMVYASAAPFRDGTLFEIFADLREGVSVETAEARVERELLRLAHEPVTKAELDKVRHQAELSFLTSMETAAGKAEQIGFYDAVLGDPSEVFVRADAYRTMRPEDVQRVAQQLFDGRARVVVEVRPAAKPEAGTKARPKRTRAAARATDRAGRGELA; encoded by the coding sequence GTGACCGACGCGCTCGCCCAGAAGCTCAATCACGGTGTCCGAGGGCACCGCCGAATCCACTTCGAGTCTCGCGTTCCCTTCGGGCCAGGGCTCGAGCTGTCGCGCTACCGGCTGGGGAACGGGCTGCGCGTGTACGTGCTGCCCGATGCCAGCGCGCCGGTGATCAGCTACCAGACGTGGTTCCGCGTGGGCTCGCGGGACGAGGAGCCGGGCAAGACCGGCCTCGCCCACATGTTCGAGCACCTCATGTTCTTCGGCACGCGCGCGCACCCCACCGGGGACTTCGACAAGCTGCTGGAGGCCCAGGGCGCGGAGAACAACGCCTCCACCTGGACGGACTGGACGCAGTACCACGAGAACCTGCCCAAGTCGGCGCTGCCGCTGGCCATCGCGCTCGAGTCGGACCGCATGAGCAACCTCCAGCTGGAGCCGGCGGAGTGGGCACGCGAGCGCGAGGTGGTGCGCAACGAGCGCAGCCAGTCGGTGGACGACGACCCGTACGGCGCGGCTTCCGAACAATTCTGGGCGCTGGCGTTCGCGAAGCACCCTTATGGGTGGCCCACCATCGGCTGGGCACGCGACATCGCCGAGTACACGCGCGAGGACTGCCTGCGCTTCTATCGCCGCTGGTATGCCCCCAACAACGCCACGCTGGTGGTGGTGGGCGACGTGAGCGAGGCCGACGTGCTCGAGCGCGTGCGCGACGCCTACGGCGGCCTGCGTCCGGCCACCATCGAGCGGCGTGAGACCCCCGCGGCACAGCGGTTGCTGAAGACCCGGCGCAAGGCGCTCACGAAGCCCACCCCCACCGCGAAGCTGCTCATGGGCTACCGCGCCCCGGGCATGCTGGACCCGGACAACACCATCCTCGGCGTGCTGCGCGAGCTGCTCACCGGCGGGCTCAGCGGGCGCCTGACGCGCGCCATGACGCGTGAGAGCGAGCTCGCGTCCATGGTGTATGCGAGCGCCGCGCCCTTCCGCGACGGCACGCTGTTCGAGATCTTCGCGGACCTTCGCGAGGGTGTGAGCGTCGAAACCGCCGAGGCGCGTGTGGAGCGCGAGCTGCTGCGCCTGGCGCACGAGCCGGTCACCAAGGCCGAGCTCGACAAGGTGCGCCACCAGGCCGAGCTGTCGTTCCTGACCAGCATGGAGACCGCCGCCGGCAAGGCTGAGCAGATTGGCTTCTACGACGCCGTGCTGGGCGATCCGAGCGAGGTCTTCGTGCGGGCAGACGCCTACCGCACCATGCGCCCGGAGGATGTTCAGCGCGTGGCGCAGCAGCTCTTCGACGGGCGCGCGCGCGTGGTGGTGGAGGTGCGGCCCGCGGCGAAGCCCGAGGCCGGGACCAAGGCGCGCCCGAAGCGCACGCGAGCTGCGGCACGGGCCACTGACCGAGCGGGTCGCGGGGAGCTCGCGTGA
- a CDS encoding GGDEF domain-containing protein gives MGNDDFSDERTMVGDPTAIAAQISTAAARENAYVIVIAGPNVGEMYRLPPGEATVGRGSEATILLPDNEISRLHAKIINRGETVIVADNNSTNGTFVNGHQVRFHALQDGDKIQIGTTTILKFSYHDALEEKFQRQMLESALRDGLTGAFNKKYFNERLTGEVAFSKRHGTPVALMLFDIDHFKPVNDTHGHLAGDSVLATFAERVSTMIRREDVFARYGGEEFAVLSRGLDMAAARAFAERIRQLIAEYEFSFDETIIPITISVGVAATPQVPVEHPHDLISAADQALYAAKRNGRNRTEVYTVG, from the coding sequence ATGGGCAACGACGACTTCTCGGACGAGCGCACCATGGTCGGTGACCCCACCGCCATCGCCGCCCAGATCTCGACCGCCGCCGCGCGCGAGAACGCCTACGTCATCGTCATCGCGGGCCCCAACGTGGGGGAGATGTACCGGCTGCCCCCGGGCGAGGCCACCGTGGGACGCGGCAGCGAGGCCACCATCCTGCTGCCCGACAACGAGATCTCGCGCCTGCACGCCAAGATCATCAACCGCGGCGAGACCGTCATCGTGGCGGACAACAACTCGACCAACGGCACGTTCGTGAATGGTCACCAGGTGCGCTTCCACGCCCTTCAGGACGGCGACAAGATCCAGATCGGAACGACAACGATCCTGAAGTTCAGCTACCACGACGCGCTCGAGGAGAAGTTCCAGCGGCAGATGCTGGAGTCCGCGCTGCGTGACGGCCTGACCGGGGCGTTCAACAAGAAGTATTTCAACGAGCGGCTCACTGGCGAAGTGGCGTTCTCGAAGCGCCACGGCACTCCGGTGGCCCTGATGCTCTTCGACATCGACCACTTCAAGCCGGTCAACGACACGCACGGCCACCTGGCCGGCGACTCGGTGTTGGCCACCTTCGCCGAGCGGGTGAGCACCATGATCCGCCGCGAAGACGTGTTCGCCCGCTACGGCGGCGAAGAGTTCGCCGTGCTCAGCCGCGGCCTCGACATGGCCGCAGCCCGCGCCTTCGCCGAGCGCATCCGCCAGCTCATCGCCGAGTACGAGTTCTCGTTCGACGAGACCATCATCCCCATCACCATCAGCGTGGGCGTAGCCGCCACCCCACAGGTACCCGTCGAGCACCCACACGACCTGATCAGCGCCGCCGATCAGGCGCTGTACGCAGCGAAGCGCAACGGACGAAACCGCACCGAGGTGTACACCGTCGGGTAG
- a CDS encoding 2-oxo acid dehydrogenase subunit E2 has product MSTQFEFKLPDLGEGMTEGEIVEWHVAVGDTVTEDAPMLEVMSDKATVTIGAPRSGWVRELRFGPGETAKVGDVLIVIGLLEADAAGAASTAKAPAIESEGPAATAVGDLRDVLPGAGYFQRNSAPKPAAADVPAAGGAYFEAKPQATPAVRALAKELGVDLRTVRPTGPEGRVQDSDVRAQAATAAHRADGGAGGHAQVPAPTTADAGDIRRPFVGMRRRIADRLQASARSAVHFTFVEELDVGPLLARRDLLAPQAAEAGVKLTYLPFIIQAVTRALAAYPMLNSYLDEARNELVTRSALHIGVAAATQAGLLVPVIRNAERLDLLAIGREIERLAEGARAGTLRADELSGSTFTVTSLGKLGGLLATPVLNYPEVGILGVHRIKDKPVIRHGAVVPGKLMMLSFSFDHRVIDGHVGASFAYAVLDALEHPESLA; this is encoded by the coding sequence ATGAGCACACAGTTCGAGTTCAAGCTGCCCGACCTCGGCGAGGGCATGACCGAGGGCGAGATCGTGGAGTGGCACGTGGCCGTGGGCGACACGGTCACCGAAGACGCCCCCATGCTGGAGGTGATGAGCGACAAGGCCACCGTCACCATCGGGGCGCCGCGCAGCGGCTGGGTGCGCGAGCTGCGCTTCGGGCCGGGCGAGACGGCCAAGGTGGGCGACGTCTTGATCGTGATCGGCCTCTTGGAAGCCGACGCGGCCGGTGCGGCGAGCACGGCGAAGGCCCCCGCCATCGAGAGCGAGGGCCCCGCGGCGACCGCCGTGGGCGACCTGAGGGATGTGCTCCCAGGCGCCGGCTACTTCCAGCGGAACAGTGCCCCGAAGCCCGCGGCCGCCGACGTCCCGGCCGCAGGGGGTGCTTACTTCGAGGCCAAGCCGCAGGCCACGCCCGCCGTCCGCGCGCTCGCCAAGGAGCTGGGCGTGGATCTGCGGACGGTGCGGCCGACTGGTCCAGAGGGCCGCGTGCAGGACAGCGACGTGCGCGCGCAGGCCGCGACGGCTGCCCATCGAGCAGATGGCGGCGCCGGTGGACACGCCCAGGTGCCGGCGCCCACCACCGCAGACGCTGGCGACATTCGGCGGCCCTTCGTGGGCATGCGGCGGCGCATCGCGGATCGCCTGCAGGCCTCCGCCCGCAGCGCCGTGCACTTCACCTTCGTGGAGGAGCTGGACGTGGGCCCGCTCTTGGCCCGGCGTGACCTGCTGGCGCCGCAGGCGGCTGAGGCGGGGGTGAAGCTCACCTACCTGCCCTTCATCATCCAAGCCGTGACGCGAGCGCTGGCCGCGTACCCGATGCTCAACAGCTACCTCGACGAGGCGCGCAACGAGCTGGTCACGCGCAGCGCGCTCCACATTGGAGTGGCTGCGGCCACCCAGGCGGGCCTGCTGGTGCCCGTCATCCGAAACGCCGAGCGCCTAGACCTGCTCGCCATCGGGCGCGAGATCGAGCGACTCGCCGAAGGCGCCCGTGCTGGGACGCTGCGCGCGGACGAGCTCTCGGGCAGCACCTTCACCGTCACCAGCCTCGGCAAGCTCGGCGGCCTGCTGGCCACGCCCGTGCTGAACTACCCGGAGGTAGGCATCCTGGGCGTGCACCGCATCAAGGACAAGCCCGTCATCCGGCACGGCGCCGTGGTGCCCGGCAAGCTCATGATGCTGAGCTTCAGCTTCGATCACCGCGTCATCGACGGCCACGTGGGCGCCAGCTTCGCCTACGCGGTGCTGGACGCGCTCGAGCACCCCGAGTCGCTGGCCTGA
- a CDS encoding alpha-ketoacid dehydrogenase subunit beta, giving the protein MMEMNMVQAINAGLHQEMAADPDVVVLGEDVGRVGGVFRVTQGLHEAFGEERVIDTPLNESGILGTAIGMALYGLKPIPEIQFADFIYPGFDQLVSEAAKYRYRSGGEYTVPMVVRTPFGGGIKGGLYHSQSPEALFIHTAGLKVVCPSNPYDAKGLLRASINDPDPVLFFEPKRVYRAVKMEVPTAPYEVPLSQAAVVRPGTDVTVVAWGAMLYEALAAAEQVAGDDQIEAEVIDPRTLWPLDLETILESVRKTGRLVIVHEAPRACGFGAELVSLVCEHAFVHLQAPPRRVTGFDTPFPYALEDDYLPLARRIVPALRETVGF; this is encoded by the coding sequence GTGATGGAAATGAACATGGTGCAGGCCATCAACGCCGGGCTCCATCAAGAGATGGCGGCGGACCCGGACGTGGTGGTGCTGGGCGAAGACGTGGGCCGCGTGGGCGGTGTCTTCCGCGTCACGCAGGGGCTGCACGAGGCCTTCGGCGAGGAGCGCGTCATCGACACGCCACTCAACGAGAGCGGCATCCTCGGCACCGCCATCGGCATGGCGCTCTACGGCCTCAAGCCCATCCCCGAGATCCAGTTCGCGGACTTCATCTACCCGGGCTTCGACCAGCTGGTGAGCGAGGCCGCCAAGTACCGTTACCGCAGCGGCGGCGAGTACACCGTGCCCATGGTGGTGCGCACGCCCTTCGGGGGCGGCATCAAAGGCGGCCTCTACCACAGCCAGTCGCCCGAGGCGCTGTTCATCCACACGGCCGGCCTCAAGGTGGTCTGCCCCAGCAACCCGTACGACGCGAAGGGCCTCCTGCGCGCCAGCATCAACGACCCCGACCCGGTGCTCTTCTTCGAGCCGAAGCGGGTGTACCGCGCGGTGAAGATGGAGGTGCCCACGGCCCCGTACGAGGTGCCGCTCAGCCAGGCCGCGGTGGTGCGCCCCGGCACGGACGTCACCGTGGTGGCGTGGGGCGCCATGCTCTACGAGGCGCTCGCCGCGGCCGAGCAGGTGGCGGGCGACGACCAGATCGAGGCGGAGGTGATCGACCCACGCACGCTGTGGCCGCTGGACCTCGAGACCATCCTCGAGAGCGTGCGCAAGACGGGCCGGCTGGTCATCGTGCACGAGGCACCGCGGGCGTGTGGCTTCGGCGCCGAGCTGGTGTCGCTGGTGTGCGAGCACGCGTTCGTGCACCTCCAGGCGCCGCCGCGGCGCGTCACGGGCTTCGACACGCCCTTCCCCTACGCGCTCGAGGACGACTACCTTCCGCTCGCCCGGCGCATCGTGCCGGCGCTGCGTGAGACCGTCGGCTTCTAG
- a CDS encoding thiamine pyrophosphate-dependent dehydrogenase E1 component subunit alpha — translation MPRARHLASVPANERVTSLDERAWQRRRSPSGQTSELPTQVPRELKLRLYRAMLLSRRLDERLMALQRQGRIGFHVGHRGEEAAILGAAAALRPQDWLVPCYREFGALLYRGAPLSAYLDQMFGNDADPAHGHQMPDHFHSKAHRCLSVSAPIGTQLPHAVGIAYAARLKGKDDVALVFFGDGATSSNDFHAALNFAGVWRAPVVFACRNNGYAISLPASKQTASDGFACKAVAYGIRGEQVDGNDALAVYRATRDALEAAAAGEGPTLLELVTYRLDAHSSSDDPRFYRSDEEVAAAMAQEPIARMQRALFETGELDERADEALRNAVEAEITEALRVAEERPKPALDTLRKDVYAHTPWHLRGTT, via the coding sequence ATGCCCCGAGCCCGTCACCTTGCTTCTGTCCCCGCCAACGAGCGCGTGACCAGCCTGGACGAGCGCGCATGGCAGAGGCGGCGATCCCCGAGTGGACAGACCAGCGAGCTCCCCACGCAGGTGCCGCGGGAGCTCAAGCTGCGCCTCTACCGGGCCATGCTGCTCAGCCGGCGCCTCGACGAGCGCTTGATGGCGCTGCAGCGCCAGGGGCGGATTGGCTTCCACGTGGGGCACCGTGGTGAGGAGGCCGCCATCCTGGGCGCCGCGGCTGCGCTCCGCCCGCAGGACTGGCTGGTGCCGTGCTACCGCGAGTTCGGAGCGCTGCTGTATCGAGGGGCGCCGCTGTCGGCCTACCTCGACCAGATGTTCGGCAACGACGCGGACCCGGCCCACGGTCACCAGATGCCCGACCACTTCCACAGCAAGGCGCACCGCTGCCTCTCGGTGAGCGCGCCCATCGGCACGCAGCTCCCGCACGCCGTGGGCATCGCCTACGCGGCGCGCCTCAAGGGCAAAGACGACGTGGCGCTGGTGTTCTTCGGCGACGGCGCCACCAGCAGCAACGACTTCCACGCCGCGCTCAACTTCGCGGGCGTGTGGCGTGCGCCGGTGGTCTTCGCCTGCCGCAACAACGGCTACGCCATCAGCCTGCCGGCGTCGAAGCAGACCGCGTCGGATGGCTTCGCCTGCAAGGCCGTGGCCTACGGCATCCGCGGGGAGCAGGTGGACGGCAACGACGCGCTGGCGGTGTACCGCGCCACGCGTGACGCGCTCGAGGCTGCGGCAGCGGGCGAAGGGCCCACGTTGCTCGAGCTGGTGACGTACCGCCTCGATGCCCACTCGAGCTCGGACGACCCGCGCTTCTACCGCAGCGACGAGGAGGTGGCGGCGGCCATGGCGCAGGAGCCCATCGCACGCATGCAGCGCGCGCTGTTCGAGACGGGAGAGCTGGACGAGCGGGCGGACGAGGCGTTGCGCAATGCGGTCGAGGCCGAGATCACAGAGGCCCTGCGCGTGGCCGAAGAGCGCCCGAAGCCTGCGCTCGACACGCTCCGGAAAGACGTGTACGCGCACACCCCATGGCACCTTCGAGGGACCACGTGA
- the lipA gene encoding lipoyl synthase: protein MNLPARKPDWLRVRLPAGEQQAQFNQLRDEMRKRDLNTVCEEARCPNIFECWGQGTATIMILGETCTRGCRFCAVNTGDPGGLTDPREPENTARALEGMGLAYVVMTMVDRDDLLDGGAAHVAKTVRRIKERCPDLLVETLVGDFQGVRRDVDTLIRDGQPDVFAHNVEVVPRLQRTIRDVRCSWEQSVGVLRWAKEAGAITKTSLMVGLGETREEMLAAMQALREIDVDVLTIGQYLRPTPKHAELVRYVEPDEFDAYAAAGRELGFRFVASGPLVRSSYRAAEAFLHGVLKTEGTASADRYGRKPRLPLVREP from the coding sequence ATGAATTTGCCCGCCCGAAAGCCCGATTGGTTGCGTGTCCGGCTGCCCGCCGGAGAGCAGCAGGCGCAGTTCAACCAGCTGCGCGACGAGATGCGCAAGCGGGACCTCAACACGGTCTGCGAAGAGGCACGCTGCCCCAACATCTTCGAGTGCTGGGGCCAGGGCACCGCCACCATCATGATCCTGGGCGAGACGTGCACGCGCGGCTGCCGCTTCTGCGCCGTGAACACGGGAGACCCGGGCGGCCTCACGGACCCGCGCGAGCCCGAGAACACCGCGCGCGCGCTCGAGGGCATGGGCCTCGCCTACGTGGTCATGACCATGGTGGACCGCGACGACCTACTGGACGGCGGCGCGGCGCACGTGGCGAAGACGGTGCGCCGCATCAAGGAGCGCTGCCCAGACCTGCTGGTGGAGACGCTGGTGGGCGACTTCCAGGGTGTGCGCCGCGACGTGGACACGCTGATCCGTGACGGGCAGCCCGACGTGTTCGCCCACAACGTGGAGGTGGTGCCGCGCCTGCAGCGCACCATCCGCGACGTGCGTTGCTCGTGGGAACAGAGCGTGGGCGTCCTGCGTTGGGCTAAGGAGGCCGGTGCCATCACGAAGACCTCGCTGATGGTGGGCCTCGGAGAGACCCGAGAAGAGATGCTCGCCGCCATGCAGGCCCTCCGAGAGATCGATGTGGACGTGCTGACCATCGGCCAGTACCTGCGCCCCACGCCCAAGCACGCGGAGCTGGTGCGCTACGTGGAGCCCGACGAGTTCGACGCCTACGCCGCTGCGGGCCGCGAGCTCGGCTTTCGTTTCGTTGCCTCGGGGCCCCTGGTGCGCAGCAGCTACCGCGCCGCCGAGGCGTTCTTGCATGGAGTCTTGAAGACCGAGGGCACCGCCAGCGCCGACCGCTACGGTCGCAAGCCGCGCCTGCCGCTCGTACGCGAGCCCTGA